In one Leptospiraceae bacterium genomic region, the following are encoded:
- a CDS encoding class I SAM-dependent methyltransferase, with product MDEKTVQYYNENAESLYNFYSSVASGQGISKYFLSAFPSLNAKILDIGAGSGRDILELLKHGYDAYGVDASESLVYTTLTHNPDLKGRLQVSSLPELKNLQGKYDSILCSAVLMHIPKRSLFDSACRIRELLNPNGRLLLSLPKKRTINTKTFRDLNERLFYPYTGKYIRYLFKKIGFSNIGYWEDSDSLKRSITWITMLFQYSNSH from the coding sequence TTGGATGAGAAGACCGTACAGTATTATAATGAAAACGCCGAGAGTCTGTATAATTTCTACTCTTCAGTTGCTTCCGGACAGGGAATTTCAAAATACTTTCTCTCTGCATTTCCCTCTCTAAATGCAAAGATTTTAGATATAGGCGCCGGTTCCGGTAGGGATATTTTAGAACTTTTAAAGCATGGCTATGATGCCTACGGAGTAGATGCCAGTGAAAGCTTAGTTTACACTACTCTCACACATAATCCGGATTTGAAAGGCAGGCTTCAAGTATCTTCTTTACCTGAATTAAAAAACTTACAGGGAAAATATGATTCCATTCTTTGCTCTGCTGTTTTGATGCATATCCCAAAAAGAAGTTTATTTGATAGTGCTTGTAGAATTCGAGAATTACTGAATCCTAATGGAAGGCTTCTACTCTCCCTACCCAAAAAAAGAACAATCAACACAAAAACATTTCGGGACCTTAATGAAAGATTATTTTATCCTTATACCGGTAAATATATAAGATATTTATTTAAAAAAATAGGTTTTTCGAATATAGGATATTGGGAAGATTCGGATTCCTTAAAGAGAAGTATCACTTGGATAACCATGCTATTTCAGTATTCAAATTCTCACTAG
- a CDS encoding carbohydrate-binding module 48 — protein MNKKNILKLIFLFFFSTIHLFPQEAWKWVNGYSSNELENGGVRSIKNEKVYYYWQLQSLKRAISPRYIKIIDIESYRENNKLLNRGILFTYFGLRNNKVSLCGNFSAWRCKPMHKNKYGTFFIIIPAKFVDENHQLQKVYQYKFKVDDVYDYDPTNLRRTDDGMGSYLSEFYLEEVDIEKHVTYKIFEAEGDYELGFRTVEFRIHRPEASTISIVGNFNNWNPEHDYLSKDSNGTFHLKKMLRPGEYLYNYIIDGNMELDTYNEETRYRTDTGELSSYLKIEIPGRQM, from the coding sequence ATGAATAAAAAAAATATCTTAAAACTCATCTTTCTCTTTTTTTTCTCGACGATTCATCTCTTTCCTCAGGAAGCCTGGAAATGGGTAAATGGTTATTCCTCCAATGAATTAGAAAATGGAGGGGTCCGAAGCATAAAAAATGAAAAAGTTTACTATTACTGGCAGCTTCAAAGTTTAAAACGAGCCATTTCTCCCAGATACATCAAAATTATTGATATTGAATCCTACCGGGAAAACAATAAGCTTTTAAACCGGGGAATTTTATTTACTTATTTCGGTCTTCGGAATAACAAAGTATCCCTCTGCGGAAATTTTTCTGCCTGGCGCTGTAAGCCCATGCATAAAAATAAATACGGAACTTTTTTTATCATAATCCCTGCAAAGTTTGTAGATGAGAACCATCAGCTTCAAAAAGTCTACCAATATAAGTTTAAAGTCGATGATGTTTATGACTACGATCCGACTAACTTAAGACGAACCGATGATGGCATGGGTTCTTACCTTTCAGAATTCTATCTTGAAGAAGTGGATATAGAAAAACACGTTACCTATAAAATCTTTGAAGCAGAAGGTGACTATGAATTAGGTTTCCGCACAGTTGAGTTTCGTATCCATAGACCGGAAGCCAGTACAATTTCTATAGTGGGTAATTTCAATAATTGGAATCCCGAACACGATTACCTGAGTAAAGATAGTAATGGAACCTTTCACCTGAAAAAAATGTTACGTCCCGGTGAATACCTGTATAATTATATTATTGACGGCAACATGGAGTTGGATACTTATAATGAGGAAACGAGATACCGAACAGATACGGGAGAACTGTCCTCTTATCTAAAAATCGAAATTCCAGGAAGGCAAATGTAA
- the ltrA gene encoding group II intron reverse transcriptase/maturase yields MEDILTETNLGEALWKVLSNKGAAGIDGVRTEDFHKQLTEEWEGIKTKLLNGKYKPKGVRRVEIPKPNGGTRMLGIPTVMDRFIQQAMLQKLNPIFDPEFSEYSYGFRPRRSAHDAVRQSKKYIEEGYEYVVDLDLEKFFDTVNHDILMYLVSKKVRDKRVLRLIGNYLRAGILENGVITSNEEGTPQGGVISPLLANILLNELDKELESRGHRFCRYADDCNIYVKSRKAGERVKKSITDFLKKKLKLKVNESKSSVDKPMNRKFLGFSFQIRESLEIIISPQSLKRVKDKIRKLTNSLWSISMEERIKSLNKYLNGWLGYYSLSDTEWHIGALDGWLRRRMRLCSLHQWKKSKTRIRELRKLGASEGEARRIGYSRKGNWRLSMTPQIHKVMGIDYWKERGLVNLVEGYNAYRQGW; encoded by the coding sequence ATGGAAGACATATTAACAGAAACGAATCTTGGCGAAGCCTTATGGAAGGTTCTCAGTAATAAGGGAGCGGCCGGAATAGATGGAGTCAGGACAGAGGATTTCCACAAACAGCTAACTGAAGAATGGGAAGGAATCAAAACAAAGCTCTTGAACGGAAAATATAAACCGAAGGGAGTAAGAAGAGTTGAGATACCTAAACCAAACGGCGGAACAAGAATGCTTGGAATCCCTACCGTGATGGATAGGTTTATCCAACAGGCCATGCTACAGAAGTTAAACCCGATATTTGACCCGGAGTTTTCGGAATACAGTTACGGATTTCGTCCGAGGCGGAGTGCTCATGACGCTGTAAGACAGTCCAAGAAATACATTGAGGAAGGGTATGAATACGTAGTAGACCTTGACCTTGAGAAATTCTTTGATACAGTAAATCATGATATTCTAATGTATTTAGTGAGTAAGAAAGTAAGAGACAAGCGAGTATTGAGACTGATAGGCAACTATCTGAGAGCGGGAATTCTTGAGAATGGAGTAATCACATCTAATGAGGAAGGAACGCCACAGGGAGGAGTAATAAGCCCTTTGCTTGCGAATATTCTTTTAAACGAACTGGATAAGGAGTTAGAATCACGAGGGCACAGGTTCTGTCGTTATGCTGATGATTGTAACATCTATGTAAAATCGCGAAAAGCCGGTGAACGAGTAAAGAAGAGCATAACAGATTTCTTAAAGAAGAAATTGAAACTCAAAGTGAATGAATCGAAGAGTTCAGTAGATAAACCGATGAATCGTAAATTTCTTGGCTTTAGTTTTCAAATACGAGAGAGTTTAGAGATAATCATATCTCCACAATCTCTGAAACGGGTGAAAGATAAGATACGAAAGCTAACAAACTCCTTATGGAGCATTTCGATGGAAGAAAGAATAAAATCTTTGAACAAATACCTGAATGGTTGGTTGGGATATTATTCTCTAAGTGATACGGAATGGCACATTGGAGCCCTGGACGGCTGGCTACGCAGACGTATGCGTTTATGTAGTCTGCATCAGTGGAAGAAGTCAAAAACTCGAATTAGAGAGCTAAGAAAACTTGGTGCAAGTGAAGGTGAAGCACGTCGAATTGGCTACTCAAGGAAAGGAAATTGGAGATTGAGTATGACACCAC